In Topomyia yanbarensis strain Yona2022 chromosome 2, ASM3024719v1, whole genome shotgun sequence, one DNA window encodes the following:
- the LOC131684784 gene encoding uncharacterized protein LOC131684784: protein MRQLFIYFPLSSFLDVKHCALLLGLHTVLPPIAAGSRYKPTICTAQDDTIVFAESLDAAIEKVRTICMGYEERNLPIVPKLITIGTEVSRIDGPFYIWYNEILYEVNTAARATDVLLKLSAIFGLPFSKVSKLVWHFISSYAYSIRQRESYAAINRLEKYLSAQHISSVTKND, encoded by the coding sequence ATGAGAcaattatttatatattttccgCTTTCTTCATTTTTAGATGTTAAACATTGTGCGCTGTTGCTAGGATTGCACACAGTACTACCTCCAATCGCAGCAGGATCCCGATACAAACCCACAATCTGTACGGCCCAAGACGATACCATTGTCTTTGCAGAATCTTTAGACGCAGCTATAGAAAAAGTTCGAACAATCTGTATGGGCTACGAGGAACGCAATCTACCAATTGTTCCAAAATTAATTACTATTGGAACAGAAGTATCTCGAATCGATGGCCCATTTTATATATGGTATAACGAAATACTCTATGAAGTGAACACAGCTGCAAGAGCAACGGACGTACTTCTAAAGCTGTCTGCAATATTCGGATTACCTTTTTCGAAGGTGTCTAAGTTGGTGTGGCACTTCATAAGCTCTTATGCATATTCGATCCGCCAGCGTGAGTCATATGCTGCAATAAATCGTCTGGAAAAGTATCTGTCTGCTCAGCACATATCATCAGTAACCAAAAATGATTAG
- the LOC131680819 gene encoding uncharacterized protein LOC131680819 → MFQFSECGIGLFELITFSIEELQCHLQQTDADWKIEVIFEAISSWRKRNKSAILSALTSNELPGNGGANEPCESSGSVLNTHALEREQRGLLLTPVNESTDSGIVSTKTVGCVPLEIRSQIDSDSLCTGNESSKILDELELLDVSQSTPSVSSNGEAELATASVSASFNDGIETNETERRQEKQNNEEHPPYSSDTVFSPSILAALLKNSEEGKDILRRSTLGELSEAKQLALAGIIAKYHLATKDQLRVDDLERYALAITTIFKSERKV, encoded by the exons atgtttcaattttCAGAGTGCGGGATCGGATTATTCGAATTAATAACCTTCTCGATTGAAGAGTTACAGTGTCATTTGCAGCAAACGGATGCTGATTGGAAAATTGAGGTTATTTTTGAAGCTATAAGTTCCTGGCGAAAAAGAAAT AAATCAGCGATCCTCAGTGCATTAACCAGCAACGAACTTCCCGGAAATGGAGGAGCAAACGAACCCTGTGAGTCAAGTGGAAGCGTGCTGAATACACATGCACTTGAAAGAGAGCAGCGAGGCTTATTACTTACACCCGTCAATGAATCGACCGATTCGGGAATTGTGTCTACAAAAACAGTAGGCTGTGTACCccttgaaataagaagtcagaTTGACTCTGATTCATTATGTACCGGAAATGAGTCCTCAAAAATACTGGACGAACTTGAGCTGCTAGATGTAAGCCAGAGCACGCCATCAGTGTCGTCGAATGGCGAGGCGGAACTAGCGACTGCTAGTGTTTCAG CTAGTTTTAATGACGGGATCGAAACGAACGAAACCGAGCGTAGACAGGAAAAACAAAACAACGAGGAACACCCACCATATTCATCTGATACTGTGTTTTCTCCAAGCATTTTAGCAGCGCTCTTGAAAAATTCAGAGGAAGGGAAAGATATTTTGCGTAGATCAACACTTGGCGAACTGAGCGAGGCCAAACAACTGGCATTAGCTGGTATTATCGCAAAATATCATCTGGCGACTAAGGATCAACTTCGCGTGGATGATTTGGAGAGATATGCTTTGGCTATAACTACAATCTTTAAATCGGAACGCAAGGTATAA
- the LOC131684780 gene encoding ionotropic receptor 75a-like: MRTNSHDLGLTVDLACPHTSDLFDVMSSNHFFNASYEWLMFEHTSLQHAKDQLCHRNLNVDSRVTLAVDNNQRERIPYLDYSVVVGTHVIMIVFRHPKRNAGQNAFLQPFDPNLWFTILATVAVSSVILGGAFRLESKLAKTSREYFLTIFGFICQQGYDGTTSMISTRLITFAMLLFSSLMYQFYSTFIIGSLLAPPPKYLKTARQLIDSNIQVTMENLFYNWDFYNRTKDPAAIEMFTRKIMRSTEKPTNITHGLELIRKGGYAIQCDTGYTYPIIKDTFTDDEICDLQEILISPHRPLHIPLEKGSPLKQYFRVTLRKLIESGSGGYYNREYFSQKPLCPNDALKTMQIDIQQVASSFAFLALAMVVSLMLVVLERIPFRFWSQKNLWEFVN; encoded by the exons ATGAGGACCAATTCGCATGATCTAGGATTAACCGTTGATCTGGCGTGTCCGCATACGTCAGACCTCTTCGATGTCATGTCTAGTAATCACTTTTTCAATGCCTCATACGAGTGGTTAATGTTTGAACACACATCGCTTCAACATGCGAAGGATCAACTGTGTCATCGAAATCTTAACGTTGACTCACGTGTGACTTTAGCCGTGGATAACAACCAACGAG aacgCATACCTTACCTGGACTATTCCGTGGTAGTCGGAACGCATGT tatcATGATTGTCTTTCGTCATCCGAAACGTAATGCTGGCCAGAATGCTTTTCTGCAACCTTTCGACCCGAACTTATGGTTTACAATACTTGCGACAGTGGCCGTTTCATCGGTAATCCTTGGTGGGGCTTTTAGACTGGAATCGAAATTAGCCAAAACATCTAGGGAATATTTTCTCACCATCTTCGGATTCATATGTCAGCAAGGTTACGATGGTACAACATCGATGATTTCTACGAGACTGATCACTTTTGCTATGCTCCTATTTTCATCATTGATGTATCAGTTCTATTCAACGTTCATTATTGGATCCCTTTTGGCGCCACCCCCGAAGTACTTGAAAACGGCTCGTCAACTTATCGATAGTAACATTCAAGTCACAATGGAGAATTTGTTTTATAATTGGGATTTTTATAAT AGAACCAAGGATCCGGCTGCTATCGAAATGTTTACCAGGAAAATTATGCGAAGTACGGAGAAACCTACGAACATCACTCACGGACTGGAATTAATAAGAAAAGGTGGTTACGCGATCCAATGCGATACTGGGTACACGTATCCTATCATAAAAG ACACTTTCACGGATGACGAGATATGCGATCTGCAGGAGATTCTTATATCACCTCACCGACCTTTACACATCCCACTAGAAAAGGGATCCCCACTGAAGCAGTATTTTCGGGTTACGTTGCGAAAGCTAATCGAGAGTGGTTCCGGAGGGTACTATAATCGAGAGTACTTCAGTCAAAAACCACTGTGCCCGAACGATGCTTTGAAAACCATGCAGATCGATATTCAACAAGTGGCTAGTAGTTTTGCTTTCTTGGCTCTGGCAATGGTGGTCAGTTTGATGTTGGTAGTTCTCGAACGGATCCCCTTCCGTTTTTGGAGTCAGAAGAATTTGTGGGAGTTTGTGAactaa